The proteins below come from a single Tenuifilum thalassicum genomic window:
- a CDS encoding IS30 family transposase has translation MKHLTLEQRYALKAYLDCGKTKSAIARALKVHKSTNYREISRNSSKRGAYNPDSANELAEERKERFCQNRRFDTSMQVKIDNWIKEEQWSPEQIKGHCDRNGIEMVSHERIYQYIRADKQAGGELHKHMRHKLKHRNRPVGGKHVVIRNKISIDDRPAVINNKERFGDWEIDLIVGRNNKGAMVTLVKRKTSMILIRKLEDGKDADGLANTVIRMLLPYKNSVKSITSDNGSEFARHEKIAKKLQADFYFAHPYSSWERGLSEYSNKLIRQYIPKKSNFDTFDSDFVKQVQHKINRRPRKTLHFSTPKTEFFNCVAFAC, from the coding sequence ATGAAGCATTTGACATTGGAGCAAAGATACGCATTAAAAGCGTATTTGGATTGCGGGAAAACAAAAAGTGCAATAGCCAGGGCTTTAAAAGTTCACAAGAGCACTAATTATCGTGAAATAAGTCGCAATAGTAGCAAGCGAGGTGCTTATAATCCTGATTCTGCTAACGAGTTAGCGGAAGAGAGGAAAGAGCGTTTCTGTCAGAATCGCAGGTTTGATACAAGCATGCAAGTAAAGATAGACAATTGGATAAAAGAAGAGCAGTGGTCGCCAGAGCAAATAAAGGGACATTGTGATAGAAATGGGATTGAAATGGTATCTCATGAAAGAATATACCAGTACATAAGGGCAGATAAACAGGCCGGAGGAGAGCTGCATAAGCATATGCGGCATAAGCTAAAACACCGCAATCGCCCTGTTGGAGGGAAGCATGTGGTTATAAGAAACAAGATTTCCATTGACGATAGGCCTGCTGTAATAAACAACAAGGAGCGTTTTGGTGATTGGGAGATTGACCTAATTGTTGGGAGGAATAATAAAGGAGCAATGGTAACTTTAGTTAAAAGAAAAACATCAATGATTTTAATAAGGAAATTGGAGGATGGTAAAGATGCAGATGGACTTGCTAATACCGTAATTAGAATGCTACTGCCCTATAAGAACAGCGTAAAATCAATAACCAGTGATAACGGTTCCGAATTTGCCAGACATGAAAAAATAGCGAAAAAATTGCAGGCTGACTTTTACTTCGCTCATCCATATTCTTCTTGGGAAAGAGGATTAAGTGAGTACTCTAATAAATTAATAAGACAGTACATCCCTAAAAAATCAAATTTTGATACCTTTGATTCAGATTTTGTGAAACAAGTACAACATAAAATAAACAGAAGACCAAGGAAGACTTTGCATTTTAGTACTCCAAAAACAGAGTTCTTTAATTGTGTCGCATTTGCTTGTTGA